A window of Maioricimonas rarisocia genomic DNA:
TGCGACCCGTCGATGCGGCCCGGGCACGACCGGTTGCCGTGGTGCTTCATCGCTGCTGAGCGTCACCGCCACCATCTCGCCGCCGAACACCACGCGTCCGTCGGCATAGCCCTGCAGTTGAAACGTGGCGCCGAATCGCGGGTCGATGCGTGTCGCACGAGCCCCGAGCATCAGCCGCGTGCCGGGGAAGACCGGATGGCGAAACCGAATCCGGTCCATGCCTCCGAAACCGATGAAGTCGCCCGCCGACAAAACGTCAAAGTGTCGCACATAGAAACTGACGAGCTGACCGGCCGCTTCGCACATGATGACGCCAGGCATGAGCGCGTAGTCGGGCATGTGTCCCCGTACCCAGAACTCATCCTCGCGGACGTCCTTGAAACCGGCGACCTCGTGAGCCTGCTCGTCAGCCCACACCACGCCGCTGAGCTGTTCCATCTCATGGCGCTGCGGGTTGACACGACGAATCTCGTCAGGACCGAACCGCGGTCGA
This region includes:
- a CDS encoding 3-hydroxyacyl-ACP dehydratase FabZ family protein → MSRRAFFDYRRFDCTRPRFGPDEIRRVNPQRHEMEQLSGVVWADEQAHEVAGFKDVREDEFWVRGHMPDYALMPGVIMCEAAGQLVSFYVRHFDVLSAGDFIGFGGMDRIRFRHPVFPGTRLMLGARATRIDPRFGATFQLQGYADGRVVFGGEMVAVTLSSDEAPRQPVVPGPHRRVARRLAGV